CAGGCGACAGCCTCCTTGTGGCGGAGGACTCGAGGCAGGCACGCCAGATCGCCGACAAGCGTGAGGCCGCCAGGCGTGCCGCGACGCTCGCGAAGCGCCGCAAGCGCATGTCGCTCGAGGACTTCAATGAGGCACTGCGCGCCGGCCAGGTCGAGACGCTCAACCTCATCATCAAGGGCGACTCCTCGGGCACCGTCGAGGCGCTCGAATCGTCCCTGCTCGAGCTCGAGGTCTCGGAAGAGGTCGCGCTCAACATCATCCACCGCGGCGTCGGTGCGATCACGCAGAACGACGTCAACCTCGCAACGGTCGACTCGGCCGTCATCATCGGCTTCAACGTCCGCCCTGCGGAACGTGTCGCCGACTACGCCGATGCCGAGGGTGTCGAGATGAAGTTCTACTCCGTCATCTACGACGCGATCGACGATGTCGAGGCGGCTCTCAAGGGCATGCTCAAGCCGATCTACGAAGAGGTCGAGCTCGGCCGCGCGGAGATCCGCCAGATCTTCCGCTCCGGCAAGTTCGGCAACATCGCCGGTTCGATGGTCCTGTCCGGTGTCATCAAGCGCGGCACGAATGCCCGCCTGGTGCGCAACGGGGTCGTCGTCACCCCCAACCTCGAGATCGTCTCTCTCCGCCGCGAGAAGGACGACGTCACGGAGGTCCGCGAAGGCTTCGAGTGCGGTATCACGCTCGGCCACAAGGACATCGCCGAGGGCGACATCATCGAGACATTCGAGATGCGGGAGAAGCCCCGCGACTAGCAGCCGGCAGGTGGGGCCCCTCGGGGCCCCCCTGGCGGGGAACAGGAAAGACACATGTCTGAAAGCCCTCGCGCCCGCAAGGTAGCCGATCGCATCCAAGAGATTGTGGCCGTCATGATCGACCGCAGGCTCAAGGACCCGCGCCTCGGCATGGTCACCGTCACCGACGTCCGCGTCACCGGTGACCTGCAGAGCGCCACGATCTTCTATACCGTCCTCGGCAGCGAGGAGGAGCTTCGCTCCTCAGGAGCTGCCCTCGAATCCGCCAAGGGCATGATCCGGTCCGAGGTGGGCAAGCAGCTCGGGCTGCGCCTCACCCCGACGATCTCGTTCATGGCCGACGCCCTGCCGGTCACGGCACAGTCGATCGAGGATGCTCTCGTGGCCGCGCGCATGCGCGACTCGGAGCTCGCCCGGATCCGTGAAACCGCCGCACCGGCGGGTGACCCGGATCCGTACAAGAAGCCCGCGACCGACGACGAATGATCGACGTTCCTCGCGGGATGTTCCCCGCCGAGTCGGGGATCATCGTCATCGACAAGCCCGCCGCCGTCACATCCCACGATGTGGTGGCGGCGGTCCGTCGTCTCGCCCAGACGAAGAAGGTCGGGCACGCCGGAACTCTCGACCCTGCGGCAACCGGAGTCCTCGTCCTCGGCATCGGGGCGGGCACGAAGCTCCTCACCTACCTCTCGGGGGCCGACAAGGACTACGAGTCGACCTTCCGTCTCGGCCAGGAGACGGCAACCGAGGACGCCGAGGGTGAGATCCTCTCGACCCCCGGTATCGAGGCGAGCGATGAGGAGATCGACGCCGCGCTTGTATCGCTGACGGGGCAGATCTCTCAGGTGCCCTCTGCCTATTCGGCGAAGAAGATCGATGGCAGGCGTGCCTGCGACCTGGCTCGGGCAGGGGAGACGGTCGAGCTCAAGGCCGTCGACGTGACGATCGATCGACTGGTCCGCACGTCCCCCATCGTCCGCACCGACGGACTGGCCGACTTCGATGTCGCCGTCACCTGCTCGTCCGGCACCTACATCCGCGCCCTCGCCCGCCAGACGGGGCAGGCGCTCGGATCCATCGGCCACATCACCGCCCTGCGCCGCACCCGGGTGGGCGGCTTCCACGAGGCGGAGGCCCGCTCGCTCGATGAGCTCGCCGACGTCGTCCTCAGCGAGCCGCTGCCCGTCATCCCCATGGTCGAGGCTGCGCGGCGCGCGATGGCAACCGTCGACATCACGGCAGAGCAGGAGCAGGCGCTCCGATTCGGGCAGTTCATCGACATCGAGGCATCCGCGTACCCGGTTGCACTCATCCGCGGCGACGTGCTCGTCGCCATCGGCCGGAGGCGCGGCAACCAGGTCGGCCCTGCCGTCGTATTCGCTGCCCCCAGCGCCTGACCCTCGTACCGTGAGACTCCCTGCGCCGTCAGGCGCAGGGAGTCCCGGACCGACCATTCGGCTGTTCAACCCGCCCACGGCGCCGGTCGTGCTGTGCACAATGGAGGCCCAGCCATCGCACACGCCCGGGAGGGGTGCCTGTATGCACCACATCATCGTCATCTCCGATTCCTTCAAGGGTGCCCTCACCTCGATCGAGGCTCACAGGGCGATTGCGGACGGCGTTCGCCGTGCGCTGCCCACCGCCCGCATCAGTGAGATACCGGTGGCGGATGGCGGGGAGGGCACCGTCGCGGCCATGCTGGCGGCGGCCGGAGGAGAGTCCGTCACCGCGCGGGTATGCGGCGTATTCCCGGGCGACATGGTCACGGCCGACTACGGGGTCCTCCCCGGGGGTGCCGCGGTCGTCGAGATGGCGGCATGCGCGGGCCTGCCCCTCGCCGAAGGGCGGAAGGACACGGCCGAAGCGACGACCTATGGTGTGGGCGAATTGATCAAGCACGCGATCGCCCGCGGTTCGCGCCGCATCATCGTCGGCGCCGGTGGAAGCGCGACGACCGATCTCGGCTGCGGGGCCGCCGCCGCACTCGGCGTGAGGTTCCTCGACGCGGAGGGACGTGAGTTCGTGCCCGTCGGGGCGACGCTGGCGGAGGTACAGCGTGTCGATGTGTCCGAGGCGCGACGTGCGCTTGCGGGCGTCGGCCTCACCGTCATGTGCGACATCGACAATCCGCTGACAGGCGCTCACGGAGCCGCGCATGTCTTCTCCCCGCAGAAGGGAGCGGATCCCGAGATGGTCGAGCGGTTGGATGCCGGGCTCGTCCACCTGGCCGGCGTCATCGCCTCCGATCTCGGCATCGACGTGGCCCACGTGCCGGGAGCCGGCGCCGCCGGCGGGCTCGCCGGCGGCCTCATGGCCTTCTGCGGCGCAGAGCTTGAACCCGGCATCGACACCGTCCTCGATGCCGTTGACTTCGCTGGAGTCCTCGCGGACGCCGACCTCGTTCTCACCGGAGAGGGTCAGATCGATGGGCAGTCCCTCTCGGGCAAGGTGCCGGTCGGGGTGGCCCGCTGGGTCGCCAGGCACCGGTCAGATCTACCTGTCATCGTCCTCACCGGATCGATCGGGGACGGCATCGAGGACGTCTATGCCGAGGGCGTCACGGCCGCGTTCACTATTGGGCGCGGGCCCGAAACTCTCGAGAGCGCAATCGCGCACACGGCAGACAATCTCACCGCGGCGGCCTACAGCATCGCGCGGATGTTCGGGGTGATGACTCGCGGCGCGGCCGGAGCCCCTTAGATCGTCCCCGCCTCCTCCGTCCAGCGCACCAGGTGCCGGGGAATCTGCTCCCGGCCGATGACATCGTCGATGAGGCCGTGGTCGATGAGGCAATCGCTGCGGAGCACAGAGATCGCCCCCGTGGGCTCGAGGATGACGGCTGAGATCTGGTCGATTGACTGGATCCCCGCCAGCCTCATCTTGGACTGCAGTTCGGCCCTCGTGATCCTCGTGCGCGACATCGCATCCTCCAACACCCGAGTGCCGGCGACGAGCAGGATCGGGCGGTTGTTGACGATCCGGGCCCCGCCCGAGTGGGCGAATACGCCGAGGGCTCCCTGAAGGATGAGGAGGGTGAGGAAGGCGATGACACCGGCCGTCAGGGTGGGACCGGGCCCCAGCGTCGCTCTGCCGACGATTGCTCCGAAGATGAGCGCGGCCGACATGTCGAAGCTTGTCAGCCCGGTGAACATGCGAGCCCCGATGATTCGGGATGCGACGAGGAAGAGAAGATACATGACCACGGTCGACAGCACGACAGCGAGGGCGCCTTCCGGGGTGATGAGGATCCAGTCGCGGATGATGTCAGTATTCATCTCTCCACTCTGCCTCACGATCGTATGCAGATCGGGCGACACCGCCAGAATGAGGTCGAACCATCGCCGGACGAATCCATCTCTCCAGAGCAGGTGCTTTAGACTGTCACCATGAGTGAAACCTGTGCATGTGGAAAGCGTGAAGTGCCGGCCACCGGCGGATGCGGCTGCGGCGGTCGTGGTCACGGAGGCCATGGTGGCGGCGGAGGCTGTGGCTGCGGTGGCGGCCGCGGCGTCACGGTCGATTCGAACATCAAGGACCGCTCGGAGGGCCGTCCCCAGCTCGGCCTTCGATCAGGCATCTGATGGAGGTATGGCGCTCGACTGACGACGTCCCTGCCGATCTTCGGGGCTCCGTCGTCACGATCGGGATCTTCGATGGCGTGCACCGCGGTCATCGCGCTGTCATCGCCGAGACGATCCGGCAGGCGCACGAGCTCGGAGTTCCGAGCGTCGTCCTCACGTTCGACCCGCACCCGGGATCGGTCCATAACCCCGACAGCGAGATCCCGCTCGTCATCTCACTCGAGGATCGTCTTCACCTGCTCGAGGCGCTCGGCGTCGATGCGACCTTCGTCCAGCACTACACGCTCGACTACGCGCAGGCGAGCGCCGAGGAGTTCGTCCGCGACCAGCTGGTCGGTCTGCTCAGGGCCGCAGCCGTCGTCGTCGGTGAGGACGTTCGATTCGGGCGCGCCAACAGCGGAGATGGCCGGCTGCTGACCCAGCTGGGGGAGGAGCTCGGCATCTCCGTCACACTCGTCGATGACCTCGAGGATCCGGGAAGCGGGCGGCGCTGGTCGTCGACCTGGCTGCGAGAACTCCTCGATGACGGCAACGTCAAGGGTGCGACCAAGGTGCTCGGTCGTCTCCACCGCCTTCAGGGAACGGTCGTCCACGGCCACAAGCGCGGCCGCGAACTCGGATTCCCCACCGCCAACCTTCAGGCATCCTCCGCAGGCGTCGTCCCGCAGGACGGTGTGTACGCAGGCTGGCTGGTCCGCACGGTCCCCGGTACGCCCGCGGTTGAGAACCTGCCCGCGGCGATCTCCATCGGCACGAATCCGCAGTTCGACGGCGAGAAGCGCACGGTCGAAGCCCACGTCCTCGGACGGTCCGACCTTGACCTGTACGGCGAAGAGGTGTCGATCGATCTTGTCGCCTGGCTCCGGCCGATGCTCGCTTTCGACACCGTCGAGGCGCTCCTCGACCAGATGGATGAGGATCTGCGCCAGTCCGCGCTCGCGCTCGGCGTCCCCGTCAGCGGCCGCGTCGATCCCGCCGAGGTCACGGCAGGCACGGAGATCTCCGCTCTGCAGAACCTCCACTGGTAGCGAACGTCACGATTGGCCCCCGGGGCGCGGTGGAGGCACCGTGCTACGCTGGTCAAGCCGTCTTATCGGCCACGGATGCGTCATGCCCGGGAGAACAGGCCCCGGAGCTCTGTGCAACGGAAAGAATTGGAGAAACATGGCTCTCTCACCTGAGAAAAAGCAGCAGATCATCAAGGAATACGCCACTCATGAGGGTGACACCGGCTCGCCGGAGGTGCAGGTGGCCCTGCTCTCCGCTCGGATCAGCCAGCTGACCGAGCACTTCCGCTCGCACAAGCACGACCACCACTCACGTCGTGGTCTCATGCTCCTCATCGGCCAGCGCAAGCGGCTGTTGAAGTTCCTCGCGAACGAGGACATCGAGCGTTACCGCTCGCTGATCGCACGTCTCGGACTGCGTCGCTAGAACTCCTGGCCCGGGCCCTCAGTGGCCCGGGCCTCCAGTTGTCCCGCCGTGCCCGACCGGCACGCGCCCTGACAGCACCGAAGAAGAATAACGAATAGAAGAACGAGGAGCCGATGACCGGTCCTCGGTTGTGTATTACGGGGCGAGAACCCGTGATGAGCAATCGATGACCGTGGCCGGCTCCCAGAAAGAAGAGGAACCATGGAAGGTCCCGACATTAAATTCGCTGAAGCAACCATCGACAACGGTTCATTCGGCACCCGCACCATCCGTTTCGAGACAGGGCTGCTCGCCCGCCAGGCCGCAGGGTCGGCTATGGCCTACCTGGATGGCGAGACCGCCATCCTGTCCGCGACCACCGCGTCCAAGTCGCCGAAGGATCACTTCGACTTCTTCCCGCTGACCGTCGACGTCGAGGAGCGCTCCTACGCCGCCGGCCGCATCCCCGGCTCGTTCTTCCGCCGCGAAGCACGACCCGGCACCGACGCGATCCTCACCTGCCGCCTCATCGACCGCCCGCTGCGTCCGGCCTTCGCAAAGGGCCTGCGCAACGAGGTGCAGATCGTCGAGACGATCATGGCCGTCCACCCGGACGACGCCTATGACGTTGTCGCAATCAACGCGGCCTCGCTGTCGACGAGCCTCTCGCCGCTTCCGTTCTCCGGCCCGATCGGCGCCGTGCGCGTCGCCCTCATCGACGGCCAGTGGGTTGCTTTCCCGCGCTACAGCGAGCTCAGCCGCGCGACGTTCTCGATGGTCGTCGCAGGCCGTATCGTCGGCGACGATGTTGCCGTCATGATGGTCGAGGCCGAGGCCGGCGAGTACGCCTGGGATCTCATCCAGGGCGGCGCCCAGGCGCCGACCGAGGACACGGTCACCGAGGGTCTCGAGGCCGCGAAGTCCTTCATCCGCGTCCTGTGCGAGGCACAGCAGGAGCTGGTCGACCAGGCAGGCGAGGACACCCAGGATTACCCGGTGTTCCTGCCCTACACGGACGAGCAGTTCGCCCGCGTCGAGAAGCAGATCGCTGACCGCCTTCAGCCCATCCTCGAGATCGTCGCCAAGGCCGACCGCGACAGCGCCCTCAACGAGCTCACGACCCACGTTGTCGCCGAGCTGTCGAAGGATTACCCGGAGGGTGAGGGCGAGCTCGCCGCGGCCGTCAACGCCGTCTTCAAGAAGCAGATGCGTCACCGCGTCCTCACGGACGGTGTCCGCATGGACGGCCGTCAGCCCGCCGAGATCCGCTCGATCTCGGCCGAGACGAACGTGCTGCCCCGAGTCCACGGCTCCGCGCTCTTCCAGCGCGGCGAGACGCAGATCCTCGGCGTCACGACGCTCAACATGCTGAAGATGGAGCAGCAGCTCGACAACCTCTCCCGGAGACGTCGAAGCGCTACATGCACCACTACAACTTCCCGCCCTACTCGACCGGTGAGACCGGCCGCGTGGGATCGCCCAAGCGTCGCGAGATCGGCCACGGCATGCTCGCCGAGCGCGCCATCGTTCCCGTCCTGCCGAGCCGCGAGGACTTCCCCTACGCGATCCGCCAGGTGTCTGAGGCTCTCGGCTCCAACGGCTCGACCTCGATGGGCTCCGTCTGCGCGTCGACCCTGTCGCTGCTCAACGCGGGCGTGCCGCTGCGCGCCTCGGTGGCCGGCATCGCCATGGGCCTCATGAGCGAGGTCGTCGACGGCGAGCACCGCTTCGTCGCGCTGACCGACATCCTCGGTGCCGAAGACGCACTGGGTGACATGGACTTCAAGGTCGCCGGTACCCGTGAGTTCGTCACCGCCATCCAGCTCGACACGAAGCTCGACGGTCTCCCGGCGCAGGTGCTCTCTGCGGCACTCGGCCAGGCGCGCGATGCCCGCATCGCGATCCTCGACATCATGGACGACGCCATCTCGGTGCCGGACGACATGAACGAGACCGCTCCCCGCATCATCACCATCAAGATCCCGGTTGACAAGATCGGCGAGGTCATCGGCCCGAAGGGCAAGATGATCAACCAGATCCAGGAGGATACGGGCGCCGACATCTCCATCGAGGATGACGGTACGGTCTTCGTCGGTGCGACCAATGGCGCCGCAGCCGAGGCTGCTCGCCAGGCCATCAACTCGATCGCCAACCCGACGATGCCGGAGGTCGGCGAGCGCTTTGTCGGCACCGTCGTCAAGACGACCTCCTTCGGCGCGTTCGTCTCGCTCTCCCCGGGCAAGGACGGCCTCCTCCACATCACCCAGATCCGTCGCATGGTCGGCGGCAAGAGGGTGGAGAACGTCGAGGACGTCCTCAACGTGGGCGACAAGGTCCAGGTCGAGCTCGCCGAGATCGATCAGCGCGGCAAGCTCTCGCTCCACGCCATCGTCGAGGGCGAAGAGAACGAGAAGGACAGCTCAGCCGACGATGTCGAGGAGAACGGCAACGACGAGAATGGCAACGACGAGAACGGCGGCGAGGAGCGCGGCGAGCGCAAGCCCCGCAGCCGTCAGCGTCGCCGCACCCGCAAGTCCGACGAGGACTGAGCAACCGGCATAGCCGATCATCGAACCGTGGGCCGATCCGTCAAGGATCGGCCCACGGCCGTCTCACGGTGAACCGAGAAGCGGCGGCCCGGTATTCGTCGGTAGAGTGATCGCCATGAAGGTTGCAGTCATTGGAGCACAGGGCCGCATGGGCCACGCCATCTCCGCGGGAATCGAATCGACCGACGGTCTCGAACTGGTCGCACGCCTCGATGCGGGGGACGACATCACGGCGGAGAGCCTCAACGGGGCGGAGGTCGCCGTCGAGTTCACCAGGCCGGACGCAACGCTCGGCAACGTCCTTGCCTGCATCGATGCAGGCGTGCACTGCGTCGTCGGCACCACCGGGTGGACGGATGAGAGCCTGGCCCAGGTCAAGGAGAGGCTCGCGGGCACACCCGGCACAGGCGTCATCATTGCCCCGAACTACGCGCTATCGGCGGTGCTCGCCATGGCATTCGCAGCCCGGGCGGCGGCCTACTTCGAGTCGGCCGAGGTCATCGAGCTGCACCATCCGAACAAGGTCGATGCCCCGTCGGGGACGGCCATGACGACCGCGAAGCACATTGCCCAGGCCCGCAGGGATGCAGGGATGGGTGCAATGCCGGACGCGACGGAGACCGACCCGCACGGCGCCCGCGGCGCCGATATCGATGGCGTCCGCGTCCATGCTGTCCGGCTCCGTGGCCTCACGGCCCACGAG
This is a stretch of genomic DNA from Flaviflexus salsibiostraticola. It encodes these proteins:
- the rbfA gene encoding 30S ribosome-binding factor RbfA, yielding MSESPRARKVADRIQEIVAVMIDRRLKDPRLGMVTVTDVRVTGDLQSATIFYTVLGSEEELRSSGAALESAKGMIRSEVGKQLGLRLTPTISFMADALPVTAQSIEDALVAARMRDSELARIRETAAPAGDPDPYKKPATDDE
- the truB gene encoding tRNA pseudouridine(55) synthase TruB, whose protein sequence is MIDVPRGMFPAESGIIVIDKPAAVTSHDVVAAVRRLAQTKKVGHAGTLDPAATGVLVLGIGAGTKLLTYLSGADKDYESTFRLGQETATEDAEGEILSTPGIEASDEEIDAALVSLTGQISQVPSAYSAKKIDGRRACDLARAGETVELKAVDVTIDRLVRTSPIVRTDGLADFDVAVTCSSGTYIRALARQTGQALGSIGHITALRRTRVGGFHEAEARSLDELADVVLSEPLPVIPMVEAARRAMATVDITAEQEQALRFGQFIDIEASAYPVALIRGDVLVAIGRRRGNQVGPAVVFAAPSA
- a CDS encoding glycerate kinase, with amino-acid sequence MHHIIVISDSFKGALTSIEAHRAIADGVRRALPTARISEIPVADGGEGTVAAMLAAAGGESVTARVCGVFPGDMVTADYGVLPGGAAVVEMAACAGLPLAEGRKDTAEATTYGVGELIKHAIARGSRRIIVGAGGSATTDLGCGAAAALGVRFLDAEGREFVPVGATLAEVQRVDVSEARRALAGVGLTVMCDIDNPLTGAHGAAHVFSPQKGADPEMVERLDAGLVHLAGVIASDLGIDVAHVPGAGAAGGLAGGLMAFCGAELEPGIDTVLDAVDFAGVLADADLVLTGEGQIDGQSLSGKVPVGVARWVARHRSDLPVIVLTGSIGDGIEDVYAEGVTAAFTIGRGPETLESAIAHTADNLTAAAYSIARMFGVMTRGAAGAP
- a CDS encoding DUF421 domain-containing protein; protein product: MNTDIIRDWILITPEGALAVVLSTVVMYLLFLVASRIIGARMFTGLTSFDMSAALIFGAIVGRATLGPGPTLTAGVIAFLTLLILQGALGVFAHSGGARIVNNRPILLVAGTRVLEDAMSRTRITRAELQSKMRLAGIQSIDQISAVILEPTGAISVLRSDCLIDHGLIDDVIGREQIPRHLVRWTEEAGTI
- a CDS encoding bifunctional riboflavin kinase/FAD synthetase encodes the protein MEVWRSTDDVPADLRGSVVTIGIFDGVHRGHRAVIAETIRQAHELGVPSVVLTFDPHPGSVHNPDSEIPLVISLEDRLHLLEALGVDATFVQHYTLDYAQASAEEFVRDQLVGLLRAAAVVVGEDVRFGRANSGDGRLLTQLGEELGISVTLVDDLEDPGSGRRWSSTWLRELLDDGNVKGATKVLGRLHRLQGTVVHGHKRGRELGFPTANLQASSAGVVPQDGVYAGWLVRTVPGTPAVENLPAAISIGTNPQFDGEKRTVEAHVLGRSDLDLYGEEVSIDLVAWLRPMLAFDTVEALLDQMDEDLRQSALALGVPVSGRVDPAEVTAGTEISALQNLHW
- the rpsO gene encoding 30S ribosomal protein S15 — encoded protein: MALSPEKKQQIIKEYATHEGDTGSPEVQVALLSARISQLTEHFRSHKHDHHSRRGLMLLIGQRKRLLKFLANEDIERYRSLIARLGLRR
- the dapB gene encoding 4-hydroxy-tetrahydrodipicolinate reductase, with product MAMKVAVIGAQGRMGHAISAGIESTDGLELVARLDAGDDITAESLNGAEVAVEFTRPDATLGNVLACIDAGVHCVVGTTGWTDESLAQVKERLAGTPGTGVIIAPNYALSAVLAMAFAARAAAYFESAEVIELHHPNKVDAPSGTAMTTAKHIAQARRDAGMGAMPDATETDPHGARGADIDGVRVHAVRLRGLTAHEEIVFGNPGEQLTIRTDSFDRASFYPGVLLAIREVANRPGLTYGLDRIMDL